From one Trifolium pratense cultivar HEN17-A07 linkage group LG1, ARS_RC_1.1, whole genome shotgun sequence genomic stretch:
- the LOC123886214 gene encoding peroxisomal membrane protein 11A, with product MASEPAAPSPNQNPPKPTNAVVTSKPKQRDLLTHVEVYLTKRDGVDKLLKICRYATKLILASNLIALDPNLSHRLKSFESSVGVSRKAFRLGKFVQNLNALRNSRVDSKRVLIFSFIAYGFEGLYYFIEQFVWLSKSGLIDPKRSRIFSKISAYAEFIGYFGSVALKIKDLEIIIEDEDCLKSSIKIGILRGDDCGEEEIRLGRLREKKLMKRLSIVQDLADGVMALDDILDGNGPFSKPILMSSAGLLSALISTHKNWVSC from the coding sequence ATGGCTTCCGAACCTGCAGCTCCATCACCGAACCAAAACCCACCAAAACCAACTAACGCCGTCGTAAcgtcaaaaccaaaacaaagaGATTTATTAACCCACGTCGAAGTATACCTCACAAAACGTGACGGCGTCGACAAACTTCTCAAAATTTGCCGTTACGCCACGAAGCTAATCCTCGCCTCTAACCTCATAGCTTTGGATCCGAACCTCTCTCACCGTCTCAAAAGCTTCGAATCAAGCGTCGGCGTTAGCCGAAAAGCTTTCCGACTCGGAAAATTCGTTCAAAATCTCAACGCGCTACGAAACTCGCGCGTCGATTCCAAACGCGTGTTGATTTTTTCATTCATCGCTTACGGTTTTGAAGGATTATACTATTTTATTGAACAATTCGTTTGGTTATCGAAATCCGGTTTGATCGATCCAAAACGTTCTAGAATCTTCTCGAAGATTAGTGCTTATGCGGAATTTATTGGTTATTTTGGTAGTGTTGCGTTGAAAATTAAGGATTTGGAGATTATTATTGAGGATGAAGATTGTTTGAAATCGAGTATTAAGATTGGGATTTTGAGAGGTGATGATTGTGGTGAAGAGGAAATTAGGTTGGGGAGattgagagagaagaaattgatGAAGAGACTTTCAATTGTTCAGGATTTGGCTGATGGAGTAATGGCTTTGGATGATATATTGGATGGGAATGGGCCGTTTTCGAAGCCGATTTTGATGTCTTCTGCAGGGCTTTTGTCTGCACTCATTAGTACTCATAAGAATTGGGTTTCTTGCTGA
- the LOC123886207 gene encoding protein BRASSINAZOLE-RESISTANT 1-like — MDSNGETSAMKIRRKSSLREKENKKMRERRRRSITAKIFSGLRSQGNYNLSKHSDNNEVLKALCEEAGWFVEEDGTTSRKDYKSPVNNHAGTSTRTTPFSYYQNPSPVISPFPTPIPSYQFTPMSYPPLWTSNSVTPPLHSPTSSTNIKPIPTWDSTSKESMAFFNYPFVASSTLASPISDQSIKFQPFGQSPFAVPNSSSFNVAADNSIREMGSSKLLGMQVKPWVGQKVHDEGVDDLVELTLGTGTSRS; from the exons ATGGATTCCAACGGAGAAACTTCGGCAATGAAGATTCGGAGGAAGTCGTCGTTGAGGGAGAAAGAGAacaaaaaaatgagagaaagaagaagaagatccATAACAGCAAAGATATTCAGTGGACTTCGATCTCAAGGGAACTACAATTTGTCGAAGCATTCTGACAACAACGAGGTCCTCAAAGCTCTATGTGAAGAAGCTGGTTGGTTCGTCGAAGAAGACGGAACCACCTCTCGCAAg GATTACAAGTCTCCAGTTAACAACCATGCAGGCACCTCAACCAGAACCACCCCTTTCTCTTATTACCAAAATCCAAGTCCTGTTATTTCACCCTTTCCAACTCCTATTCCTTCATACCAATTCACTCCTATGTCTTATCCTCCATTGTGGACATCAAACAGTGTAACACCTCCTCTCCACTCaccaacatcatcaacaaacatcaAACCAATTCCTACATGGGATTCTACTTCCAAAGAATCTATGGCTTTTTTCAATTACCCTTTTGTTGCATCTTCTACCCTTGCTAGTCCCATTTCTGATCAGTCGATTAAGTTCCAACCTTTTGGCCAATCTCCATTTGCTGTGCCAAATTCTTCATCTTTCAATGTTGCGGCCGATAACTCAATTAGAGAGATGGGAAGTTCAAAACTGCTTGGGATGCAAGTAAAGCCTTGGGTTGGGCAGAAAGTTCACGATGAAGGAGTGGATGATTTGGTGGAACTCACCCTTGGAACTGGGACATCAAGGAGTTAG
- the LOC123886196 gene encoding methyltransferase-like protein 2, whose product MEDSQKLPLFHESGIYHFNDSNTVFIDPVRVLNRSYNRFTISPSTYYPRFFESRTLTPKNPISTTVSSSPTKRKLKKRKRSSKDSRPLNDREQIALQRHQELRPLLLKAHECLLKSNGLLDALRSLRSENVSHCLKEECEGSEQCFVELGQQSPDLVVTLNLRIRDSDKDLEDSPNVYCEQRSILPAFNNLVANDTEDDAVADILNNHYIMPRESCFYMSDLGQIRNLIPAHTDCGFNLIMVDPPWENASAHQKSRYPTLPNRYFLSLPIKQLTHTEGALVALWVTNREKLRSFVEKELFAAWGVSYAASFHWLKVKANGSLISDLDLFHHRPYESLILGYSPGKVKNSDNQTKFKPLKDDHVIMSIPGDYSRKPPIADLLQEYIPGVKPPRCVELFAREVMAGWVAWGNEPLHFQDSRYFVKKMDS is encoded by the exons ATGGAAGATTCACAGAAACTACCATTGTTCCACGAATCCGGTATCTACCATTTCAACGATTCCAACACCGTTTTCATCGATCCCGTACGCGTTCTAAATCGTTCTTACAACCGCTTCACTATTTCACCATCCACCTACTATCCTCGTTTCTTTGAATCCCGAACCCTAACCCCCAAAAACCCTATTTCCACCACCGTTTCTTCATCTCCCACAAAACGCAAACTGAAAAAACGAAAACGGAGTTCCAAAGATTCTCGACCGTTGAACGATAGAGAACAAATTGCACTTCAACGCCATCAG GAATTGAGGCCTTTGTTGTTGAAGGCTCATGAGTGTTTGTTGAAATCGAATGGACTTTTGGATGCTTTGAGAAGTTTGAGAAGTGAAAATGTTTCGCATTGCTTGAAAGAGGAATGTGAGGGTAGTGAACAATGTTTTGTCGAACTGGGGCAGCAATCGCCGGATCTTGTTGTAACGCTAAATTTACGGATTCGTGACTCTGATAAGGACTTGGAAG ATTCCCCAAATGTATACTGTGAACAGAGGTCTATACTTCCCGCATTCAATAATTTGGTTGCTAATGACACCGAGGATGACGCGGTGGCTGATATTTTGAACAATCATTATATAATGCCTCGAGAGAGCTGTTTTTACATG TCAGATCTGGGACAGATTCGCAATCTCATTCCAG CTCATACTGACTGTGGTTTCAATCTCATAATGGTGGATCCGCCTTGGGAAAATGCCAGTGCTCATCAGAAATCAAG GTATCCGACCTTGCCCAATAGGTACTTTTTATCCCTGCCTATTAAGCAACTTACTCACACCGAAGGTGCCCTTGTAGCATTATGGGTAACCAACAGAGAGAAGCTGCGTAGTTTTGTCGAGAAAGAGCTTTTTGCTGCATGGGGGGTCAGCTATGCTGCAAGTTTTCATTGGTTGAAG GTGAAAGCAAATGGATCCTTGATTAGTGATTTAGATCTCTTCCATCATAGGCCATATGAAAGCCTTATTTTGGGATACAGTCCTGGGAAG GTAAAAAATTCTGATAACCAAACAAAATTTAAGCCTTTGAAGGATGATCATGTGATTATGAGCATTCCTGGGGATTACTCAAGGAAACCTCCAATTGCAG ATTTATTACAGGAGTATATTCCTGGGGTCAAGCCTCCCCGATGTGTTGAATTATTTGCCAGAGAAGTTATGGCTGGATGGGTTGCTTGGGGGAATGAACCACTCCATTTTCAAGATTCTagatattttgtcaaaaagatGGATAGCTGA